From Oryza sativa Japonica Group chromosome 4, ASM3414082v1, one genomic window encodes:
- the LOC4335465 gene encoding pollen allergen Lol p 2-A — MASMSSFRLAVAAAALLVIGSCATELTFKVAEGSSATSLELVTNVAISEVEVKEKGGKDWVGLKESGSNTWTLKSEAPLKGPFSVRFLVKNGGYRVVDDVIPESFTAGSEYKSGIQL; from the coding sequence atgGCCTCCATGTCCTCCTTCCGACTtgccgtggcggcggctgcactATTGGTCATTGGCTCATGTGCCACAGAGCTCACCTTCAAGGTTGCTGAGGGCTCTAGCGCCACTAGTCTGGAGCTCGTCACCAACGTCGCCATCTCTGAGGTGGAGGTCAAGGAGAAGGGCGGCAAGGACTGGGTGGGGCTCAAGGAGTCAGGCTCTAACACCTGGACACTCAAAAGTGAAGCACCACTCAAGGGCCCCTTCTCCGTTCGCTTCCTTGTCAAGAACGGTGGCTACCGTGTCGTCGATGATGTCATCCCTGAAAGCTTTACTGCCGGCTCTGAATATAAGAGTGGCATCCAACTCTAA